A genomic stretch from Ictalurus punctatus breed USDA103 chromosome 2, Coco_2.0, whole genome shotgun sequence includes:
- the LOC128628834 gene encoding apolipoprotein L1 isoform X2 yields MDSTIREKLEEQLGKYILDTLKYTETVKQFCDGKSEWTSQRKTELDKMTGIKAKAEDKNQTWGQYIWKSLTNVSSRPELEKELEEVLNNTLEGLEELQHVLDAVEKLAVTSLDVFMDDSFSSMSVRSVIFAAITVSPLLVHFKRDARAFFLPSLSNVEVLVFQLDKYIRITQQIIEKMEEGRSRSVSGSGGVHEWKNRKSSRNLILNVSEESAQDLYDHLLQLTKIRKDESFRMNFLFDVKAQDFIFIFRERYSRMLEFLSDLEKAAVELDKMKKGSNISTVAGSSVGIAGGVLSIVGLALAPVTAGASLALTLTGVGLGVTSGVNGIVTGITEIAVNSHQGKKANDIFLRFMEDVQKILECVEDVTSREVTEARTLAASAGSVAQCFDDIVVAASTVNAVKAEDVVTTTADLSIQNAKAVRNIPQLAADLPDIGQMAKGTSLALSKSARAGFIALNALFIGVDVFFICKDSMSLAKGSKNEVAQIIRSRSALWRSEVEAWEKIYNRLFEGIAGSYKNKEILEQPLYSKIMNYIKMLTWQ; encoded by the exons agaGAAATTGGAGGAGCAGCTGGGCAAGTACATCTTAGACACTCTCAAATACACTGAAACTGTCAAGCAGTTTTGTGACGGAAAATCTGAATGGACCTCACAGAGAAAGACTGAGCTCGATAAAATGACAGGCATCAAGGCCAAGGCTGAGGACAAGAACCAGACTTGGGGACAGTACATATGGAAAAGCCTGACAAATGTTTCCAGTAGGCCGGAGCTGGAGAAGGAGCTAGAAGAAGTTCTTAACAACACTTTAGAAGGCCTGGAGGAACTCCAACACGTCCTGGATGCAGTGGAGAAGCTAGCCGTCACCTCACTGGATGTCTTCATGGATGACAGTTTCAGTTCCATGTCCGTACGTTCAGTGATCTTTGCAGCCATAACTGTGTCTCCACTCCTCGTCCACTTCAAGAGAGATGCAAGAGCGTTCTTCCTGCCGAGTCTCAGCAATGTAGAAGTCCTGGTCTTCCAGCTGGACAAATACATCCGCATCACTCAGCAGATCATTGAGAAGATGGAGGAAGG CAGATCCAGGAGTGTATCTGGTTCTGGGGGTGTTCATGA ATGGAAAAATAGGAAATCTTCACGAAACTTGATTTTGAACGTGAGTGAGGAGTCTGCGCAGGATCTGTATGACCATTTACTCCAGCTAACCAAAATCAG GAAGGATGAGTCATTCAGGATGAATTTCCTATTCGATGTAAAGGCACAGGACTTCATCTTTATATTCAGAGAGCGCTACTCTAGAATGCTTGAGTTCCTGTCTGATTTAGAGAAGGCTGCAGTTGAGCTGGACAAGATGAAGAAGGGCTCCAACATCTCCACTGTGGCTGGAAGTTCAGTCGGTATTGCAGGAGGTGTTTTGTCCATCGTAGGTTTAGCTCTCGCTCCCGTCACTGCAGGTGCATCTTTGGCCCTCACGCTAACAGGTGTTGGTCTTGGAGTCACCAGCGGCGTTAATGGCATTGTTACAGGCATCACTGAAATTGCAGTGAACAGTCATCAAGGGAAAAAAGCCAATGACATCTTCTTGAGATTTATGGAAGATGTGCAGAAGATCCTAGAGTGTGTGGAAGACGTAACCAGCAGGGAGGTTACTGAAGCTAGGACACTGGCCGCTAGTGCTGGTTCAGTAGCCCAGTGTTTTGATGATATTGTGGTTGCAGCTTCAACTGTAAACGCTGTCAAAGCTGAGGATGTGGTTACAACAACAGCTGATTTGTCGATTCAGAATGCTAAAGCAGTTCGGAACATCCCCCAGCTTGCTGCAGATCTTCCTGACATTGGGCAGATGGCTAAGGGAACTTCTCTGGCCCTTTCAAAGTCAGCCAGGGCAGGGTTCATTGCCTTAAATGCCCTCTTTATTGGTGTAGATGTTTTTTTCATCTGTAAAGACAGTATGAGTCTGGCCAAAGGTAGCAAAAATGAAGTGGCTCAGATCATTCGCTCCAGATCAGCTCTGTGGCGCTCAGAGGTTGAGGCGTGGGAGAAGATCTATAACCGTCTGTTTGAAGGAATCGCAGGGTCTTACAAGAATAAAGAAATTTTAGAACAGCCTCTCTACTCTAAAATAATGAATTACATAAAAATGCTGACCTGGCAGTGA
- the LOC128628834 gene encoding apolipoprotein L1 isoform X3 → MDSTIREKLEEQLGKYILDTLKYTETVKQFCDGKSEWTSQRKTELDKMTGIKAKAEDKNQTWGQYIWKSLTNVSSRPELEKELEEVLNNTLEGLEELQHVLDAVEKLAVTSLDVFMDDSFSSMSVRSVIFAAITVSPLLVHFKRDARAFFLPSLSNVEVLVFQLDKYIRITQQIIEKMEEGSRSVSGSGGVHEWKNRKSSRNLILNVSEESAQDLYDHLLQLTKIRKDESFRMNFLFDVKAQDFIFIFRERYSRMLEFLSDLEKAAVELDKMKKGSNISTVAGSSVGIAGGVLSIVGLALAPVTAGASLALTLTGVGLGVTSGVNGIVTGITEIAVNSHQGKKANDIFLRFMEDVQKILECVEDVTSREVTEARTLAASAGSVAQCFDDIVVAASTVNAVKAEDVVTTTADLSIQNAKAVRNIPQLAADLPDIGQMAKGTSLALSKSARAGFIALNALFIGVDVFFICKDSMSLAKGSKNEVAQIIRSRSALWRSEVEAWEKIYNRLFEGIAGSYKNKEILEQPLYSKIMNYIKMLTWQ, encoded by the exons ATGGATTCCACAATAAG agaGAAATTGGAGGAGCAGCTGGGCAAGTACATCTTAGACACTCTCAAATACACTGAAACTGTCAAGCAGTTTTGTGACGGAAAATCTGAATGGACCTCACAGAGAAAGACTGAGCTCGATAAAATGACAGGCATCAAGGCCAAGGCTGAGGACAAGAACCAGACTTGGGGACAGTACATATGGAAAAGCCTGACAAATGTTTCCAGTAGGCCGGAGCTGGAGAAGGAGCTAGAAGAAGTTCTTAACAACACTTTAGAAGGCCTGGAGGAACTCCAACACGTCCTGGATGCAGTGGAGAAGCTAGCCGTCACCTCACTGGATGTCTTCATGGATGACAGTTTCAGTTCCATGTCCGTACGTTCAGTGATCTTTGCAGCCATAACTGTGTCTCCACTCCTCGTCCACTTCAAGAGAGATGCAAGAGCGTTCTTCCTGCCGAGTCTCAGCAATGTAGAAGTCCTGGTCTTCCAGCTGGACAAATACATCCGCATCACTCAGCAGATCATTGAGAAGATGGAGGAAGG ATCCAGGAGTGTATCTGGTTCTGGGGGTGTTCATGA ATGGAAAAATAGGAAATCTTCACGAAACTTGATTTTGAACGTGAGTGAGGAGTCTGCGCAGGATCTGTATGACCATTTACTCCAGCTAACCAAAATCAG GAAGGATGAGTCATTCAGGATGAATTTCCTATTCGATGTAAAGGCACAGGACTTCATCTTTATATTCAGAGAGCGCTACTCTAGAATGCTTGAGTTCCTGTCTGATTTAGAGAAGGCTGCAGTTGAGCTGGACAAGATGAAGAAGGGCTCCAACATCTCCACTGTGGCTGGAAGTTCAGTCGGTATTGCAGGAGGTGTTTTGTCCATCGTAGGTTTAGCTCTCGCTCCCGTCACTGCAGGTGCATCTTTGGCCCTCACGCTAACAGGTGTTGGTCTTGGAGTCACCAGCGGCGTTAATGGCATTGTTACAGGCATCACTGAAATTGCAGTGAACAGTCATCAAGGGAAAAAAGCCAATGACATCTTCTTGAGATTTATGGAAGATGTGCAGAAGATCCTAGAGTGTGTGGAAGACGTAACCAGCAGGGAGGTTACTGAAGCTAGGACACTGGCCGCTAGTGCTGGTTCAGTAGCCCAGTGTTTTGATGATATTGTGGTTGCAGCTTCAACTGTAAACGCTGTCAAAGCTGAGGATGTGGTTACAACAACAGCTGATTTGTCGATTCAGAATGCTAAAGCAGTTCGGAACATCCCCCAGCTTGCTGCAGATCTTCCTGACATTGGGCAGATGGCTAAGGGAACTTCTCTGGCCCTTTCAAAGTCAGCCAGGGCAGGGTTCATTGCCTTAAATGCCCTCTTTATTGGTGTAGATGTTTTTTTCATCTGTAAAGACAGTATGAGTCTGGCCAAAGGTAGCAAAAATGAAGTGGCTCAGATCATTCGCTCCAGATCAGCTCTGTGGCGCTCAGAGGTTGAGGCGTGGGAGAAGATCTATAACCGTCTGTTTGAAGGAATCGCAGGGTCTTACAAGAATAAAGAAATTTTAGAACAGCCTCTCTACTCTAAAATAATGAATTACATAAAAATGCTGACCTGGCAGTGA
- the LOC128628834 gene encoding apolipoprotein L1 isoform X1 — translation MDSTIREKLEEQLGKYILDTLKYTETVKQFCDGKSEWTSQRKTELDKMTGIKAKAEDKNQTWGQYIWKSLTNVSSRPELEKELEEVLNNTLEGLEELQHVLDAVEKLAVTSLDVFMDDSFSSMSVRSVIFAAITVSPLLVHFKRDARAFFLPSLSNVEVLVFQLDKYIRITQQIIEKMEEGRSRSVSGSGGVHEWKNRKSSRNLILNVSEESAQDLYDHLLQLTKIRKDESFRMNFLFDVKAQDFIFIFRERYSRMLEFLSDLEKAAVELDKMKKGSNISTVAGSSVGIAGGVLSIVGLALAPVTAGASLALTLTGVGLGVTSGVNGIVTGITEIAVNSHQGKKANDIFLRFMEDVQKILECVEDVTSREVTEARTLAASAGSVAQCFDDIVVAASTVNAVKAEDVVTTTADLSIQNAKAVRNIPQLAADLPDIGQMAKGTSLALSKSARAGFIALNALFIGVDVFFICKDSMSLAKGSKNEVAQIIRSRSALWRSEVEAWEKIYNRLFEGIAGSYKNKEILEQPLYSKIMNYIKMLTWQ, via the exons ATGGATTCCACAATAAG agaGAAATTGGAGGAGCAGCTGGGCAAGTACATCTTAGACACTCTCAAATACACTGAAACTGTCAAGCAGTTTTGTGACGGAAAATCTGAATGGACCTCACAGAGAAAGACTGAGCTCGATAAAATGACAGGCATCAAGGCCAAGGCTGAGGACAAGAACCAGACTTGGGGACAGTACATATGGAAAAGCCTGACAAATGTTTCCAGTAGGCCGGAGCTGGAGAAGGAGCTAGAAGAAGTTCTTAACAACACTTTAGAAGGCCTGGAGGAACTCCAACACGTCCTGGATGCAGTGGAGAAGCTAGCCGTCACCTCACTGGATGTCTTCATGGATGACAGTTTCAGTTCCATGTCCGTACGTTCAGTGATCTTTGCAGCCATAACTGTGTCTCCACTCCTCGTCCACTTCAAGAGAGATGCAAGAGCGTTCTTCCTGCCGAGTCTCAGCAATGTAGAAGTCCTGGTCTTCCAGCTGGACAAATACATCCGCATCACTCAGCAGATCATTGAGAAGATGGAGGAAGG CAGATCCAGGAGTGTATCTGGTTCTGGGGGTGTTCATGA ATGGAAAAATAGGAAATCTTCACGAAACTTGATTTTGAACGTGAGTGAGGAGTCTGCGCAGGATCTGTATGACCATTTACTCCAGCTAACCAAAATCAG GAAGGATGAGTCATTCAGGATGAATTTCCTATTCGATGTAAAGGCACAGGACTTCATCTTTATATTCAGAGAGCGCTACTCTAGAATGCTTGAGTTCCTGTCTGATTTAGAGAAGGCTGCAGTTGAGCTGGACAAGATGAAGAAGGGCTCCAACATCTCCACTGTGGCTGGAAGTTCAGTCGGTATTGCAGGAGGTGTTTTGTCCATCGTAGGTTTAGCTCTCGCTCCCGTCACTGCAGGTGCATCTTTGGCCCTCACGCTAACAGGTGTTGGTCTTGGAGTCACCAGCGGCGTTAATGGCATTGTTACAGGCATCACTGAAATTGCAGTGAACAGTCATCAAGGGAAAAAAGCCAATGACATCTTCTTGAGATTTATGGAAGATGTGCAGAAGATCCTAGAGTGTGTGGAAGACGTAACCAGCAGGGAGGTTACTGAAGCTAGGACACTGGCCGCTAGTGCTGGTTCAGTAGCCCAGTGTTTTGATGATATTGTGGTTGCAGCTTCAACTGTAAACGCTGTCAAAGCTGAGGATGTGGTTACAACAACAGCTGATTTGTCGATTCAGAATGCTAAAGCAGTTCGGAACATCCCCCAGCTTGCTGCAGATCTTCCTGACATTGGGCAGATGGCTAAGGGAACTTCTCTGGCCCTTTCAAAGTCAGCCAGGGCAGGGTTCATTGCCTTAAATGCCCTCTTTATTGGTGTAGATGTTTTTTTCATCTGTAAAGACAGTATGAGTCTGGCCAAAGGTAGCAAAAATGAAGTGGCTCAGATCATTCGCTCCAGATCAGCTCTGTGGCGCTCAGAGGTTGAGGCGTGGGAGAAGATCTATAACCGTCTGTTTGAAGGAATCGCAGGGTCTTACAAGAATAAAGAAATTTTAGAACAGCCTCTCTACTCTAAAATAATGAATTACATAAAAATGCTGACCTGGCAGTGA